A genomic region of Carassius carassius chromosome 13, fCarCar2.1, whole genome shotgun sequence contains the following coding sequences:
- the LOC132155822 gene encoding SH3KBP1-binding protein 1-like yields the protein MARIGDIIHLNVGGKRFSTSRQTLTWVPDSFFFSLLSGRISTLKDETGAIFIDRDPTLFAPILNFLRTKELHPRSIEVHVLMHEAEFYGITPLVRKLQLCDELDRSSCGNVLFNGYLPPAVYPVKRRNRHSVAGPQFMGGRAGPVERAPVRRSNTMPPNLGNAGILSKAALEEKVTGPLSDPGMVRIVCGHHNWIAVAYAQFVVCYRVKESTGWQQVFTSPRLDWVIDRVALNAKVMGGSLGDNDKMVAVASGTEIILWAICPDGNGSEIGVFSLNVPVEALFFVGNQLIATSHTGKVGVWNAVTKHWQNQDVVPINSYDTAGSFLILGCHNGSIYYIDVQKFPLRMKDNDLLVTELYRDPTEDAITALSVYLTPKTSDSGNWIEIAYGTSSGTVRVIVQHPETVGSGPQLFQTFSVHRSPVTKIMLSEKHLISVCADNNHVRTWTVTRFRGMISTQPGSTPLTSFKILSLDDIDGHGGCAAGTEIGPYGERDEQQVFIQRVVPDTDKLYVRLSSNGKRVCEVRSVDGTSITAFVVHECEGSSRIGSRPRRYLFSGHSNGSIQTWDLTTAMEIAGKVDIKALGGPTEEELLELLDQCDLALTRTPDMSPAASLTHSSRNSMCSLQSQFSESGRAVCGFRGPVSLTGSLPRQAPLVPLSKPQLGLSQASLVSSSSREKDLASIRRGSFVERCQERAKSSDMAGLDAGRRSLAVCSELEARLGLRMQPAFGALTPSSSSSSAAAAAAAASMRRPAPSPAPSPLSPARSQTPVSPRRPLTSPTSESPSNQNVPEQESPASSSSTSPKPHMNETSF from the exons ATGGCGAGGATCGGCGACATCATTCATCTTAACGTCGGTGGCAAAAG GTTCAGTACCTCCAGACAGACTCTGACATGGGTTCCTGACTCGTTTTTCTTCAG TTTATTAAGTGGACGGATATCAACTCTTAAAGATGAGACTGGAGCG ATCTTCATTGACAGAGATCCGACTCTGTTTGCTCCTATTCTCAACTTTCTGCGCACTAAAGAGCTTCACCCCAG GTCAATAGAAGTGCACGTATTAATGCACGAGGCAGAGTTCTACGGGATCACGCCGCTGG TGAGAAAGCTGCAGCTGTGTGATGAGTTGGATCGCTCCTCCTGCGGGAACGTGTTGTTCAACGGCTATCTGCCTCCAGCAG tgtaTCCGGTGAAGCGCAGGAACAGACACAGTGTGGCAGGACCCCAGTTCATGGGGGGCCGTGCGGGGCCCGTGGAAAGGGCCCCTGTGAGGAGGAGTAACACAATGCCTCCGAACCTGGGCAACGCCGGCATACTGAGCAAAGCTGCTCTGGAGGAGAAAGTGACGG GTCCGCTCTCTGACCCAGGTATGGTCAGAATCGTGTGTGGTCATCATAACTGGATTGCCGTGGCTTATGCTCAGTTTGTGGTCTGTTACAG GGTTAAAGAGTCGACTGGGTGGCAGCAGGTGTTCACCAGTCCTCGGCTGGACTGGGTGATTGACCGAGTGGCTCTTAATGCCAAAGTCATGGGCGGTTCTCTAGGGGACAATGATAAGATGGTTGCTGTTGCATCAGGCACAGAAATCATACTGTGGGCGATCTGTCCTGATGGAAACGGCAGTGAAATTG GTGTGTTCAGTTTGAATGTGCCGGTGGAGGCTTTGTTCTTTGTGGGAAATCAGCTCATCGCCACCAGCCACACGGGGAAAGTGGGAGTGTGGAACGCCGTCACCAAACACTGGCAG AACCAGGATGTGGTTCCCATCAACAGCTATGACACAGCCGGATCCTTCCTTATTTTGGGATGTCATAATGGATCTATTTACTACATAG ATGTCCAGAAGTTTCCTCTGAGGATGAAGGATAATGATCTGCTGGTGACCGAGCTGTATCGAGATCCCACTGAAGACGCCATTACTGCTCTGAGTGTCTACCTGACGCccaaaacaa GTGACAGTGGGAACTGGATCGAGATCGCGTATGGCACTAGTTCAGGTACGGTGCGTGTGATCGTGCAGCATCCGGAGACGGTGGGATCCGGTCCACAGCTCTTCCAGACCTTCTCTGTTCACCGCAGCCCTGTGACCAAGATCATGCTGTCTGAGAAACACCTCATCTCTG TGTGTGCAGACAACAATCACGTGCGCACCTGGACGGTGACACGCTTCCGGGGCATGATCTCCACTCAGCCTGGCTCCACCCCCCTCACGTCCTTCAAGATCCTCTCACTGGACGATATCGACGGCCACGGAGGCTGTGCTGCTGGCACTGAGATCG GTCCGTATGGAGAGCGTGACGAGCAGCAGGTGTTCATCCAGAGAGTGGTTCCCGACACGGATAAACTCTACGTGAGGCTCTCCTCCAACGGGAAGAG GGTGTGTGAGGTGCGTTCGGTCGATGGGACGTCCATCACAGCGTTCGTGGTGCACGAGTGTGAGGGATCCAGCCGCATCGGATCCAGGCCGCGCCGGTACCTCTTCAGTGGACACAGTAATGGCAGCATCCAGACCTGGGACCTCACCACAGCCATGGAGATCGCAGGGAAGGTGGACATCAAAG CTCTCGGTGGTCCCACTGAAGAGGAGCTGCTGGAGCTTCTGGACCAGTGTGATCTGGCTCTGACCCGAACACCAGACATGAGTCCCGCCGCGTCTCTCACACACTCCTCACGCAACTCCATGTGCAG TCTTCAGTCTCAGTTCAGTGAAAGCGGTCGAGCTGTCTGTGGTTTTCGGGGTCCGGTGTCTTTGACCGGTAGTCTGCCCCGTCAGGCACCGCTGGTCCCCCTCAGTAAACCCCAGCTGGGCCTCAGCCAGGCGTCTCTGGTCAGCAGCAGCAGCCGAGAGAAGGACCTCGCATCCATCCGCAGAGGCAGCTTCGTGGAGCGCTGTCAGGAGAGAGCCAAGAGCTCGGACATGGCCGGCCTGGACGCGGGGAGACGGAGTCTAGCGGTGTGCAGTGAGCTCGAAGCAAGGCTCGGTCTCAGAATGCAACCGGCCTTCGGTGCCCTgacaccttcatcatcatcatcatcagcagcagcagcagcagcagcagcatccatGAGAAGACCAGCACCGAGTCCTGCTCCTTCACCGCTCAGTCCAGCCAGATCACAAACACCCGTGTCTCCAAGACGACCTCTGACCTCTCCGACCAGTGAGAGCCCGTCCAATCAGAATGTTCCTGAGCAAGAAAGCCCCGCCTCTTCATCATCGACCAGCCCCAAACCTCACATGAATGAAACCAGCTTCTGA